Proteins from a genomic interval of Yarrowia lipolytica chromosome 1E, complete sequence:
- a CDS encoding uncharacterized protein (Compare to YALI0E11561g, similar to Saccharomyces cerevisiae YJR107W; ancestral locus Anc_7.497, similar to uniprot|CAD70713 Yarrowia lipolytica lipase LIP4), whose amino-acid sequence MTFTIGIMNLTLGQVVAYLYASLFGEPPATLSKTRVQASQELYNFTAKFSRIANIAYCVNAPVTPLRTDFTCGESCRYFPNMTLDSVFGGDFYSTSITGYIAYDHLNKEKYVVIRGTFSIPDAVTDIQFQQSPWLVELPKHLIPTQDDMKQRWAVRPDLEVENKGLDNLKERALVVEDPRLIPIKTSECKGCMIHDGFAKAFNETMVNAAPQFEKFLTNHTDYKMYVTGHSLGAAQALLFATHFKLLGHDPTMINFGQPRVGNSEFANYINQLWFNDTGLEVNDKRRNYRLTHWNDIFVGLPDWSNYTHAIGEVYIDQESVYPALDKVSVCEGGENEACHRGTFNLWSRIDLLQNHLAYIYYIGYCALNIGRRDVLAMPKYHGNNSYKYATEPGYTGPGRTLVPTN is encoded by the coding sequence ATGACATTCACTATTGGCATCATGAACCTCACGCTCGGGCAAGTGGTTGCTTACCTCTATGCCTCCCTCTTCGGCGAGCCACCAGCGACACTTTCAAAAACTCGAGTTCAAGCCTCCCAGGAGCTGTACAACTTTACGGCCAAGTTTTCTCGGATTGCAAACATCGCCTACTGTGTCAATGCGCCAGTCACTCCTCTACGAACTGATTTTACATGTGGAGAGAGTTGTCGGTATTTCCCGAACATGACGTTGGACTCAGTCTTCGGAGGAGACTTCTATTCCACTTCAATCACCGGATACATAGCTTATGATcacctcaacaaggagaaaTATGTTGTTATTCGAGGAACATTCAGCATTCCAGATGCTGTTACCGACATCCAGTTTCAACAGTCTCCGTGGTTGGTCGAGCTTCCTAAGCACCTGATCCCTACCCAAGACGATATGAAACAGAGATGGGCAGTCCGACCAGACTTGGAAGTGGAGAACAAAGGTCTTGACAACCTCAAAGAGCGGGCTCTGGTGGTTGAAGACCCCCGTCTTATTCCCATCAAAACTAGTGAGTGCAAAGGCTGCATGATCCATGATGGGTTCGCCAAGGCCTTCAACGAAACTATGGTCAATGCTGCTCCTCAGTTTGAAAAGTTCCTCACCAACCACACTGACTACAAAATGTATGTTACTGGTCACTCGCTGGGCGCTGCTCAAGCTCTTCTTTTCGCAACTCACTTCAAATTACTTGGACATGATCCTACCATGATCAACTTTGGCCAGCCGAGAGTAGGAAACTCAGAGTTTGCAAACTACATCAACCAGCTGTGGTTTAACGACACAGGCCTTGAAGTAAACGACAAGCGACGAAACTACAGGCTCACTCACTGGAACGATATCTTCGTTGGACTGCCAGATTGGTCCAATTACACACACGCCATAGGAGAAGTGTACATTGACCAAGAAAGCGTCTACCCTGCACTCGACAAAGTGTCTGTCtgtgaaggaggagaaaaCGAGGCCTGCCATCGAGGCACTTTCAATCTGTGGTCTCGAATCGACCTGCTCCAAAACCATCTGGCTTACATCTACTACATCGGCTATTGTGCACTTAACATTGGTCGGCGAGATGTCTTAGCCATGCCCAAATACCACGGGAACAactcctacaagtatgcCACTGAACCTGGTTATACAGGACCCGGTCGTACACTGGTTCCCACCAACTAA
- a CDS encoding uncharacterized protein (Compare to YALI0E11583g, no similarity), protein MDNATMTSYRSAIDHNHYGQPETIPLGVLQPSSNRLNCKTAESVYKTKPQLNSAPINQPSLTSTRWDGSAVMTTAQKMTSPQYVTYGDGVDPVDLSTNFTSMDNDPGPTSICMVKPSDLRQTSVSKSIMEQYRSQIRREKEAVEEQDYSTIRSVTFHPVEDLRIYEPLTGEHSENTFFPSPGSGSKVPRRLENGAARMEQQGSHLENSLFLSKMYRSPTPLESYSPVHMLEYGGSIHLGDSGWGPYGNKKSYTMKSTASMPRYMKDTISYRNKKRSKHDTQNGTEKGTRKGQDRDSAKGVGRKAKRDLLDFFRR, encoded by the coding sequence ATGGACAATGCTACGATGACATCGTATCGATCCGCGATTGATCATAACCATTACGGGCAGCCTGAAACGATACCTCTGGGCGTGCTACAACcctccagcaacaggcTCAACTGCAAGACTGCCGAGTCTGTATACAAAACGAAACCGCAGCTCAACTCGGCTCCTATCAACCAACCCTCGCTTACCTCGACTCGATGGGACGGAAGTGCAGTCATGACCACGGCGCAGAAGATGACGAGCCCCCAGTACGTGACCTATGGTGACGGAGTGGACCCCGTAGATCTATCAACGAACTTCACCAGTATGGACAACGACCCCGGGCCTACGAGCATCTGTATGGTCAAGCCGTCTGATTTGCGCCAAACAAGTGTCTCCAAGTCGATCATGGAGCAGTACCGTAGCCAGATTCGACGGGAAAAAGAAGCAGTCGAAGAACAGGACTACTCCACCATAAGAAGCGTCACGTTTCACCCTGTGGAAGACTTGCGAATCTACGAGCCTCTAACTGGAGAGCATTCGGAGAACACGTTCTTCCCGTCTCCGGGATCGGGATCCAAGGTCCCCAGACGACTTGAAAATGGTGCGGCCAGAATGGAGCAACAGGGCTCGCATCTCGAAAACTCCCTGTTCCTGAGCAAGATGTACCGCTCGCCTACCCCGTTGGAATCATATTCGCCTGTTCACATGCTAGAGTATGGGGGGAGCATCCATTTGGGTGACAGTGGCTGGGGTCCTTACGGCAACAAGAAAAGCTACACTATGAAGAGCACTGCTTCCATGCCACGTTATATGAAGGATACCATTTCCTATCGAAACAAGAAGCGTTCCAAGCACGACACCCAGAATGGAACTGAGAAAGGCACCAGAAAGGGTCAGGACCGTGACTCCGCTAAAGGGGTGGGTAGAAAGGCCAAGCGTGATTTATTGGATTTTTTCCGGAGATAA
- a CDS encoding uncharacterized protein (Compare to YALI0E11605g, no similarity): MIRTIARSTRVARPATRAYSTAPHPVAVPPAPTKIQPAANYSAQAKTAAVENAAANTANNAANTVNNAANNAANAASNAASNVSSAAQGASTGAQATAKAAQAGATIGSSAQKLKPRKKSSVRGTLLGFLLGTTLTGFGAYSYLVDQYRQANNVIIADVIALNGSIRNLEEQVKQLQLKKD, from the coding sequence ATGATCCGAACCATCGCCCGATCTACCCGAGTGGCCCGACCCGCCACCCGAGCCTACTCTACCGCTCCCCACCCCGTCGCTGTGCCTCCCGCCCCCACCAAGATCCAGCCTGCCGCCAACTACTCTGCCCAGGCCAAGAccgctgctgttgagaaCGCCGCTGCCAACACTGCCAACAACGCTGCCAACACCGTGAACAACGCTGCCAACAACGCCGCCAACGCTGCCTCCAACGCTGCCTCCAACGTGTCGTCCGCTGCTCAGGGAGCCTCCACCGGTGCCCAGGCCACTGCTAAGGCTGCCCAGGCCGGAGCTACCATCGGCTCTTCTgcccagaagctcaagcCCCGAAAGAAGTCCAGCGTGCGAGGAACTCTGCTCGGATTCCTGCTCGGCACCACCCTCACCGGCTTCGGCGCTTACTCCTACCTGGTGGACCAGTACCGACAAGCCAACAACGTGATCATTGCCGACGTCATCGCCCTCAACGGATCCATCCGAAACCTCGAGGAGCAGGTCAAGCAGTtgcagctcaagaaggattAG